Proteins found in one Massilia sp. H6 genomic segment:
- the sucD gene encoding succinate--CoA ligase subunit alpha: MSILINKDTKVITQGITGKTGQFHTRMCRDYANGKEAFVAGVNPKKAGEDFEGIPIYANVSEAKAATGANVSVIYVPPAGAAAAIWEAVEAELDLAICITEGIPVRDMMALKDRMAKAGSKTLLLGPNCPGLITPDEIKIGIMPGHIHRKGRIGVVSRSGTLTYEAVGQLTALGLGQSSAVGIGGDPINGLKHIDVMRMFNDDPDTDAVIMIGEIGGPDEANAAYWIKDNMKKPVVCFIAGVTAPPGKRMGHAGALISGGADTAQAKLDIMEECGIKATKNPSEMARLLKAML, from the coding sequence ATGTCGATTCTGATCAACAAAGATACGAAAGTCATCACCCAGGGTATTACCGGCAAGACCGGTCAGTTCCATACCCGCATGTGCCGCGACTACGCGAACGGCAAGGAAGCCTTCGTTGCTGGCGTGAACCCGAAGAAAGCCGGCGAAGACTTCGAAGGCATTCCGATCTATGCCAACGTGTCGGAAGCGAAAGCGGCCACCGGCGCCAACGTGTCGGTCATCTACGTGCCGCCTGCGGGCGCGGCTGCTGCCATCTGGGAAGCCGTCGAAGCCGAGCTGGACCTGGCAATCTGCATCACCGAAGGCATTCCAGTGCGTGACATGATGGCCCTGAAGGACCGCATGGCCAAAGCCGGCTCCAAGACCCTGCTGCTGGGCCCGAACTGCCCAGGCTTGATCACCCCGGACGAAATCAAGATCGGCATCATGCCAGGTCACATCCACCGCAAGGGCCGCATCGGCGTCGTCTCGCGCTCGGGCACCTTGACGTACGAAGCAGTCGGCCAGCTGACCGCACTGGGCCTGGGCCAATCGTCGGCAGTGGGCATTGGCGGCGATCCGATCAACGGCCTGAAGCACATCGACGTCATGCGCATGTTCAACGACGATCCTGATACCGACGCGGTCATCATGATCGGCGAAATCGGCGGTCCGGACGAAGCCAATGCTGCTTACTGGATCAAGGACAACATGAAGAAGCCAGTGGTCTGCTTCATCGCCGGTGTCACCGCTCCTCCGGGCAAGCGCATGGGCCACGCCGGCGCGCTGATCTCGGGCGGCGCCGATACCGCGCAAGCCAAGCTGGACATCATGGAAGAGTGCGGCATCAAGGCCACCAAGAACCCGTCGGAAATGGCGCGCCTGCTCAAGGCCATGCTGTAA
- the sucC gene encoding ADP-forming succinate--CoA ligase subunit beta, with protein MKIHEYQGKEILRKFGVTVPRGIPCMSVDEAVKAAEELGGPVWVVKAQIHAGGRGKGGGVKVAKSLEQVREYAEQIMGMQLITHQTGPEGQKVRRLLVEEGADIKKELYVSMVTDRISQRVVLMASSEGGMDIEEVAHSNPEKIHSIAIDPSVGLLDAEADEISTKIGVPAESLADARTQLKGLYQAYWETDASLAEINPLILTGSGKVIALDAKFNFDSNALYRQPEIVAYRDLDEEDPAEVEASKFDLAYISLDGNIGCLVNGAGLAMATMDTIKLFGGEPANFLDVGGGATAEKVTEAFKIMLKNPGLKAILVNIFGGIMRCDVIAEGVITASKAVSLQVPLVVRMKGTNEDLGKKMLADSGLPIIAADTMEDAAKAVVAAAAGQA; from the coding sequence CGCGCGGCATTCCGTGCATGTCGGTTGACGAAGCGGTCAAGGCTGCCGAAGAACTGGGCGGTCCGGTCTGGGTTGTCAAGGCGCAGATCCATGCTGGCGGCCGCGGCAAGGGCGGTGGCGTGAAAGTCGCCAAGTCGCTCGAGCAGGTACGCGAATATGCAGAGCAGATCATGGGCATGCAGCTCATCACGCACCAGACCGGCCCAGAAGGCCAGAAAGTGCGTCGCCTGCTGGTCGAAGAAGGCGCCGACATCAAGAAAGAACTGTACGTCTCGATGGTCACCGACCGCATCTCGCAGCGCGTGGTGCTGATGGCCTCGTCGGAAGGCGGCATGGACATCGAAGAAGTCGCGCACAGCAATCCTGAGAAGATCCACTCGATCGCGATCGACCCATCGGTTGGCCTGCTCGATGCCGAAGCCGACGAAATCTCGACCAAGATCGGCGTGCCTGCCGAATCGCTGGCCGATGCCCGCACCCAGCTCAAGGGCCTGTACCAGGCTTACTGGGAAACCGACGCCTCGCTGGCTGAAATCAACCCGCTGATCCTGACCGGTTCGGGCAAGGTCATCGCCCTCGACGCGAAGTTCAACTTCGACTCGAACGCGCTGTACCGCCAGCCTGAAATCGTCGCCTACCGCGACCTGGACGAAGAAGATCCAGCCGAAGTCGAAGCATCGAAGTTCGACCTCGCCTATATCTCGCTCGACGGCAACATCGGCTGCCTGGTGAACGGCGCTGGCCTGGCCATGGCCACCATGGACACCATCAAGCTGTTCGGCGGCGAGCCGGCCAACTTCCTGGACGTGGGCGGCGGTGCGACGGCTGAGAAAGTCACCGAAGCATTCAAGATCATGCTGAAGAACCCTGGCCTGAAAGCCATCCTGGTCAACATCTTCGGCGGCATCATGCGCTGCGACGTGATCGCCGAAGGCGTGATCACCGCATCGAAGGCAGTCTCGCTGCAAGTACCACTGGTGGTGCGCATGAAGGGCACCAACGAAGACCTGGGCAAGAAGATGCTGGCTGACTCCGGTCTGCCGATCATCGCTGCCGATACGATGGAAGATGCAGCCAAGGCCGTGGTCGCCGCTGCCGCTGGTCAAGCCTAA